Genomic window (Desulforapulum autotrophicum HRM2):
ATTATTAATCATTTTTGACAGGTCACTTGTGTGTCATATTGATGTTTTATGGAGAGAAACATTATGGAAAACCCAACAGGAATGATGACGACAATTGGCGTCTTGTTGCTTAATATCGGGTTATATTCTATTTTTCCGTTGTATTTTACGACAATGACCTCCCGCCTGCGCACGCCGGCATTCTACATGTATATCAGCATTGTACTCGTTGTGGGTGGACTTGCTGGCGCTATCTACTCATTTCCCCTCTCTGAAACCCTTCATATCTCGGGTGGCAATCTGGCCTATGGCGCCTTTATGATGAGCACAGTAATGCTGATCATTATTGAGCGTGATGTCAGCACCTTCCGAAATATAATTCAGCTGGTGGTTCAGGTGGATATCTTTGTGTTTGCAGGGTTTAATTTCCTGGCATGGTTACTTGATTCCAAGCTCGTTTTGAACACTGTTCACATTCCCTCAGCTATTTTTAATGTTTCACTGTGGGTTCTCATTATTGGAGGGGTGTTGATCCTGGGTGAGATCCTGGTCCTTTTGCTGATCTTTCTGCAGGTCCGCAGGTTAATTTCAAACATCTCCGCACTCGCCTTCATCTATACGTTTGCATTTATTTTGATTCTATGTGCAGATGGCGTGCTCTTTCCCATTCTGGCCTTTGGACTCAGTCCAGAACTTGTCAGTATCATTTTTGGCAATGTCTCAGGAAAGGCCATTATGGCCGCCTGCTACAGTGTTCCAATGCTGGGGTTTTATCTGATCTTTCGAAAGAAATTTATCCGTTTTCTTGATACGCCGCTGCCAATGAATGAGTTGATCAAGGCTCCCCGGAAAAAATTGTTAGAAACATTATATCACTATGAAATTCGGGATCAACAATTCCAGCGAGACAAACAGGAACTCATGGAAATTTCAGAACGAGATGAACTGACCACCCTTGCGAACAGGCGCAAGTTTGACCAAACATTTCAGACAGAATGGTCCCGGTGCCAGCGAGAAGAACAATTTTTGACCCTTGTGATTGGTGACATTGATTTTTTCAAACAGTACAACGATACATATGGGCATAATCAAGGGGATATCTGCCTGAAAAAAATAGCGGCCCTATGGGGAAACATCTTCAACAGGCCATCAGATCTTGCCGCACGAATTGGTGGTGAAGAGTTTACCATTCTTTTACCCAATACATCTCCAGAACTGGCATTATCAAGCCTTCATCATTTTCTGACCACTTTGAAGGAACAGCCGATCCCCCATCATACGTCATCCATCGCTTCCCACGTCACGCTGAGCATTGGTTTAGCAGGCTGTATTCCACAAAAAGACACATCTCCAGAAGCGCTGTTCATTCTCGCAGATCAACGGTTATATGCGGCCAAACAGGGTGGGCGAAATCGAATTGTCGCTGAATGATCGCCAAACAGATTCAACAGGATTATGATGCCCCATGTATGGCTGTTTCGATTCCAGGCCCTTGATTTGATTGATATTTCTGAGCCATTTATTTAATGCCCAGCCGAATACATGAATCCAGCCGGATGGTTTCACCGTTTAAAATCGGATTTTCAATAATATGTTTCGCCAGAAGCGCAAATTCAGCAGGTCTGGCCAGACGCTTGGGAAAAGGAATGTCGGCAATGATGGATTGTTTTACCTCTTTCGAAAGGCCTGCCAGCATGGGTGTTTCAAACAGCCCCGGCGCAATGGTCATAACCCGGATACCATAGGATGCAAACTCACGGGCAATGGGAAGAGTCATCCCCACAATGCCACCTTTGGATGCACTGTAGGCCGCCTGTCCGATTTGTCCTTCAAAGGCGGCAATGGATGCGGTATTGATAATAACCCCTTTTTCACCGTCCGGGTTCGGACCGTTGTCTATCATCTTTTCCGCGGTAAGACGAAGCACATTCATTGTCCCCACAAGATTCACCTGGAGAACTTTGTTGAACAGCTCAAGGGGCATGGGGCCTTTTTTGGAAAGCACCCTGGCAGGGGTGCCGATACCGGCACAGTTAATGGTGAAATGAATTTTTCCAAAAGCCCCAATGGTTTTTGCAATGGCTGCTTTCACACTATTTTCATCGGAAACATCTGTCTTACAGAAAATAATCGAATCTCCCGATTCCGATGCTGCTTTGCGGCCCCTTGTTTCATCAAAATCAAAAATGGCAACCCCTGCGCCATTGGCTGACAATTCACGAACACATGCCTCTCCAAGTCCAGAGGCTCCCCCGGTCACAACGGCTGTACATCCTTTAATATTCATAATTATATTTCCTTTTTCCCCCTTAGGTGTCTGCTGATAATAAGTCTTTGTACCTCTGAGGTGCCCTCCACGATTTGAAGCAGCTTAACGCTTTTGTAAATGCGCGACACGGGTGAGTCTTCCATATACCCGTAGCCACCATGGATCTGGACGGCATCACTTGCAACCTTTTCCGCCATTTCACTTGCATAAAGTTTGGCACAGGTGGCCTCAAAGGTATGTTTTTTCCCATGATCCTTGAGCCAGGCAGCTTTAAGGTACTCGTTCCTGGCAAGCTCTATGGCCACCGCCATATCCACCAGTTTAAACTGAATGCTCTGGAATTCAAAAATAGACTTACCGAATTGTTTTCGGCCCATGGCATAACGCAGGGATTCATCAAGACAAGCCTGGGCAGCACCCACGGCCACGGCGGCGATGCTTATTCTTCCGGTTTCCAATACGGCCAGGTGCTGGGAAAAACCATGTTTGGGATCGCCCAGCAGGTTCTCTTTGGGAATGGTGCAGTCTTTTAGAATGACCTCATGGGTTGCCGACCCCCGCCATGCCATTTTCTCATATTTTGTTCCCAGCTTAAAACCCGGCGTTTCTTTTGGTACAATAAATGTGGCGATGTCACCACCTTCAAGCCTGGCGGCCACCAGTAGAACCGATGCATTTTCCAGCCCGATGTTGGTAATAAACTGTTTGG
Coding sequences:
- a CDS encoding GGDEF domain-containing protein; the protein is MENPTGMMTTIGVLLLNIGLYSIFPLYFTTMTSRLRTPAFYMYISIVLVVGGLAGAIYSFPLSETLHISGGNLAYGAFMMSTVMLIIIERDVSTFRNIIQLVVQVDIFVFAGFNFLAWLLDSKLVLNTVHIPSAIFNVSLWVLIIGGVLILGEILVLLLIFLQVRRLISNISALAFIYTFAFILILCADGVLFPILAFGLSPELVSIIFGNVSGKAIMAACYSVPMLGFYLIFRKKFIRFLDTPLPMNELIKAPRKKLLETLYHYEIRDQQFQRDKQELMEISERDELTTLANRRKFDQTFQTEWSRCQREEQFLTLVIGDIDFFKQYNDTYGHNQGDICLKKIAALWGNIFNRPSDLAARIGGEEFTILLPNTSPELALSSLHHFLTTLKEQPIPHHTSSIASHVTLSIGLAGCIPQKDTSPEALFILADQRLYAAKQGGRNRIVAE
- a CDS encoding 3-hydroxyacyl-CoA dehydrogenase, producing the protein MNIKGCTAVVTGGASGLGEACVRELSANGAGVAIFDFDETRGRKAASESGDSIIFCKTDVSDENSVKAAIAKTIGAFGKIHFTINCAGIGTPARVLSKKGPMPLELFNKVLQVNLVGTMNVLRLTAEKMIDNGPNPDGEKGVIINTASIAAFEGQIGQAAYSASKGGIVGMTLPIAREFASYGIRVMTIAPGLFETPMLAGLSKEVKQSIIADIPFPKRLARPAEFALLAKHIIENPILNGETIRLDSCIRLGIK
- a CDS encoding acyl-CoA dehydrogenase family protein, with translation MYFNLTKEQKMIQKEVHHFAKKEIAPQAEELEKTGKYPYETMAKMAELGLMGIPFPEAYGGMGSDWVSMHLCIEEISRADITLGALLDVTTSVVGQELLEFGTEEQKQKWLVPIARGHEIGAFGLTEPDAGSDAGALITEAVSKGDEWVLNGTKQFITNIGLENASVLLVAARLEGGDIATFIVPKETPGFKLGTKYEKMAWRGSATHEVILKDCTIPKENLLGDPKHGFSQHLAVLETGRISIAAVAVGAAQACLDESLRYAMGRKQFGKSIFEFQSIQFKLVDMAVAIELARNEYLKAAWLKDHGKKHTFEATCAKLYASEMAEKVASDAVQIHGGYGYMEDSPVSRIYKSVKLLQIVEGTSEVQRLIISRHLRGKKEI